aaaaataattattaattttttgaacaaaagttcatttcaagcacatcaaaacaacaaattcATGCACAACCTTAAATAAAGTAACTCAATCCAAAACTTTATTAAAGTAAATCCCATCACAAATCTTCCCAACATTAGCACCCACACCAATAAAAACCCATTCATTCCTTCACCTTAGCCTTCTCACTAACCTCTTGAATAGCCATAGTTACAGAGATATCAATTTCAATGAGATTTAAATTTTGGGTCTCTTGAAAGTATCAATTTTGAAGATGGGAGTAGCTATAAAATTCAAGGGATTGCAAATAAGATCTATTGATTGTTGATTGGGTTTATGTGTTATTATCTCACTCACACAAACTTTCAATCTTTGCTTTATAAGTCAACTCTCTTCTTCCCTGTAATCTAACAATCATATGATTTTGAGATACAATAATTTCTTTTCACTGTTCAACTTATATTTTAGACTATGATtcaattttcttgttgtagtgtggttatttttgtttttttaatcgatttttaatattttaatacgtcaataaaataaattacaacaataatggtttgaaaaatattttatccaaCTCAATTTAGACAATCAAAGAATCTAAAATACATCACTTAAGAGGGTAAGAGAGAGAGATGATTTTCTATTCAAGTATACATTTATGCAATCAATGAGGTTGTAGCTAATACTTTGTATAACTTTCACCTTTGTGGTTCAAGTAAGATACGAATAATACTTTGTAAATTTTTACCTTTGTAGTTCAAGAAAGAAAGATACGAACAGTGCTTCAAGAGGGGACTGGTGGTAGCTAGGTAGGaaccataatttatttttgttaaaacgGTTTCATAGTTTAAAAATTAGATGTTAataaatctctctctctctctctctctctctctctatatatatatatatatatatatatatatatataaacataataCATACATACAAGTTTACTGCACATACCTCATCAatgtattgttaaaaaaaagataacaagTAATTAGAAGTGTTATCCATCTCTAAGAGTGTTGACGACACTGATAGATAACGAGAAGTTATCACATTTGTATCATAAGGAAGTCCTATCAACTCTAGACACACTACTCAAACATAAAGAGATTTGGCCGGTTTAAGATGTGCCACAAATCCTTTCTCAATATTAGAGTATTTGTTTGCAATGACCGGAAACTCTTTAACTTTGGAGTAAAAGCAGACTAAAGATCTAGCAGTGTCTTTGACTTGTTCCTCTGAATAAGTCGTCTGTAGTATTAATTTCTCGATCCAGTTAGGAGTTATCGTTATAGTGCATCTGGATGCAAAAACATCTGCAACTGAAACCATTGATGGAATGTAGTTCAAGGTGTAAAATTGATCATTCCCAATTCAGATAGGAAATAAGTCATGTTTTCCAAAAGAAAGTTGTTATATGTGTCATCTGGTGGTGCCTTAAAGAAAAGAGATAGAAAATGAAAGGGTGTTGAAACAGTCAGTTTCCGGTTTAAAGCTCCTGATGTCTCTTCCTCAATCCATAGTATTTGTGCACGTGTGTAAGGATTATCAGGAAGAGTAACAAAGGTATCCACCTGCACAAAATttacaaactattagagaaaCACTAACATAGTAGGAAAAATACATATTCATATAATACCCACCTTAAGGTGCCAGATTCCACCATACTTATATGCTATCAGCCAGGCGCCCATGCCAACCAACCGAAGTTTTTCCTCTCTCACCGATCTGGCTACCAAGAATCGATCAACAATATTCATAGCTAGAAAAAGGGATTCCTGTGAAATTGCATACTTGGTATGGATACCTATAACCCTGTCAAGAAGCTTAGGTCTCCTGCTAATATAGATATTAGATTGTGAGACCGCGTAATCACCGGTACTCGTACTCCCCTCATCCTACAGCAACAACATATTTGTAtcaataaataacaaaacacTACAGActtgtgcaaaaaaaaagttactttaaatcatcatatttatttgttaatccTACCTTCTTATAAAACTTGTTTAATTCTTCGATATATTTCATAGCGACAAGTTTCTCCTTACTAACATCAGAGGTGACATCATTTACTTCAAGTTTCTGTAATttcaaaaagacaaaaaaaactcaaataaaagaacaaacttaGCCGTAACCTATAAGTGAAATGAAACTAGTAACAAGAGAAGTTCACAATTATACCTTGTTTTTGTTAATAACAACCTCTTTTTGTACATACTCTTgtaatttttctagaattttgtCAACCAAACtgccaaaagaaataaaaatccACACCAACCTAGAATCAGTGAGTAAGAGGGAGGGGGGGAGAACAAGGAAGAAAAGAACCTGGTGGTGTTTTTACTATCAGTGTCTTCAATTACAAAAGATATAATGAACAACAACTTAAAATGAAGCCAATTTTTCATGTGTTACATGAAATATGCTTGTGTGATACATGAGAATGTAGTTGAACAACAATCAACAACCAATATCATTGTGtgttacataaaatatgatCATGTATTACATGAAGATGTAGATGAACAACATCCAATGACTATATTTTAATGTGTTACATCAAATATTCTCATTTATCacataaaaaatagatgaaCAACATCCAATGACTTACAACATGCACACTCATGTATtacctaaaatataataatgatttACCTGAAAATATGGaggaagaatgaaaaaaaaaatcataagagacattaaaaaaattcatttaaggAGAAGAATGTATATGTATGTGAAAATCCACCTAAATGCCATAAACAATATGATGTTTCTACCATGAAGTTCACAAGGTACAAAAAGCAGATCAATAAGAGATAAATTCAAGTCAAATCAATGAATAATAATAAGGTTTAGATGCATTTATAATCtccatatataaatatttttaatttttagccattctttttcttttttctaaatttttagcCATTCTTTTTATaatctcaataatttttttttctccctgcTAGTTTTAATGATGTGACGTCTTCGTTAATAACGTGGTACTATGTGACATTAGTGaggtggaaaaaaaatattgtttcattattgttgcaattaatattattattgattttatatatgaattaaaatattaaaaaaattattaatttttgaacaaaagttcatttcaactacatcaaaacaacaaattcAAGCACAACCTTAAACAAAGTAACCCTATCCAAAACTCTATTAAAGTAAATCCCATCACAAATCTCCCTTAACATTAGCACCCACACCAATAAAAACCCATTCATTCCTTCACCATAGCCTTCTCACTAACCTCTTGAATAGTCATAGTCACAGAGATATCAATTTCAATGAGATTTAAATTTTGGGTCTCTTGAAAGTATCCGTTTTGAAGATGGAAGTAGCTATAAAATTCAAGGGATTGCAAATAAGATCTATGGGTTGTTGATTGAGTTTTTTTGTTATCATCTAACCCTCACTCACACAAACTTTCAATCTTTGCTTTATAACTCAAACTCTCTTCTTCCCTATAATCTAACAATCATATGATTTTGAGATGCAATAATTTCTTTTCATtgttaaacttttattttagactatgattcaattttcttgttgtagtgtggttgtttttgttttttaatcgattttaatatgttaataaaataaattacaacaATATTGgtctgaaaaatattttatccaaATCATTAATGTCAACCTAGTGTCATGTCATTAATGATAGCACCATGTCACTTAAATTGATGGGGAGTCTGAAATATTTAGTTGACTTTATGAATATAGTGAAC
Above is a genomic segment from Medicago truncatula cultivar Jemalong A17 chromosome 5, MtrunA17r5.0-ANR, whole genome shotgun sequence containing:
- the LOC11441044 gene encoding G2/mitotic-specific cyclin S13-6 → MTIQEKLEVNDVTSDVSKEKLVAMKYIEELNKFYKKDEGSTSTGDYAVSQSNIYISRRPKLLDRVIGIHTKYAISQESLFLAMNIVDRFLVARSVREEKLRLVGMGAWLIAYKYGGIWHLKVDTFVTLPDNPYTRAQILWIEEETSGALNRKLTVSTPFHFLSLFFKAPPDDTYNNFLLENMTYFLSELGMINFTP